Proteins encoded in a region of the Odocoileus virginianus isolate 20LAN1187 ecotype Illinois chromosome 9, Ovbor_1.2, whole genome shotgun sequence genome:
- the SHLD1 gene encoding shieldin complex subunit 1 isoform X3, with product MATQETTPGSQTEESNALDLPSAYDIRDYVLQRPSQETNSEAFSSEEAYSIPCSSDVDPVLDL from the exons ATGGCAACCCAGGAGACCACTCCAGGTAGCCAGACAGAGGAGAGCAATGCCTTGGACCTGCCATCAGCTTATGACATAAGGGATTACGTGTTGCAGAGACCCAGCCAGGAGACCAACAGTGAGGCTTTTAGTTCCGAGGAAGCTTATTCTATCCCTTGCTCTTCTGATGTGGATCCAG tgcTGGATCTCTGA